In one window of Streptomyces griseus subsp. griseus DNA:
- a CDS encoding alanine racemase has product MALSLYVDTARWRAHQKSVIDQFPGLVPVCKGNGYGFGHERLADETIRFGSDTLAVGTTYEAATIKDWFSGDLLVLTPFRRGEEPVPLPDRVIRSVSSVDGVHALVGARVVIECMSSMKRHGVKEEELGLLHAAIEDVRLEGFALHLPLDRTDGSDAVEEVIGWMDRLRAARLPLHTMFVSHLRAEELARLQQQFPQTRFRARIGTRLWLGDHEATEYRGAVLDVTPVVKGDRFGYRQQKAASDGWLVVVAGGTSHGVGLEAPKALHGVMPRAKGVARAGLATVNRNLSPFVWAGKQRWFAEPPHMQVSILFVPSDAQEPRVGDELVAHLRHTTTQPDRLVDH; this is encoded by the coding sequence ATGGCGCTCTCCCTCTACGTCGACACCGCGCGCTGGCGGGCGCACCAGAAGTCCGTGATCGACCAGTTCCCCGGGCTCGTACCGGTCTGCAAGGGCAACGGTTACGGTTTCGGCCACGAGCGGCTCGCCGACGAGACGATCCGCTTCGGCTCCGACACCCTCGCCGTCGGCACCACCTACGAGGCCGCCACGATCAAGGACTGGTTCAGCGGCGATCTGCTCGTTCTGACCCCGTTCCGGCGGGGCGAGGAGCCGGTCCCGCTGCCGGACCGCGTCATCCGGTCCGTCTCCTCCGTCGACGGGGTGCACGCCCTGGTGGGCGCCCGGGTCGTCATCGAGTGCATGAGCTCCATGAAGCGCCACGGCGTCAAGGAGGAGGAGCTCGGGCTGCTGCACGCGGCGATCGAGGACGTACGGCTCGAAGGCTTCGCGCTGCACCTGCCGCTGGACCGCACCGACGGCTCGGACGCCGTCGAGGAGGTCATAGGGTGGATGGACCGGCTGCGCGCGGCCCGGCTGCCGCTGCACACGATGTTCGTCAGCCATCTGCGCGCCGAGGAGCTGGCCCGGCTCCAGCAGCAGTTCCCGCAGACCCGTTTCCGCGCCCGTATCGGGACCCGGCTCTGGCTCGGTGACCACGAGGCCACGGAGTACCGGGGCGCCGTCCTGGACGTCACGCCGGTGGTCAAGGGCGACCGGTTCGGCTACCGCCAACAGAAGGCCGCGTCCGACGGCTGGCTGGTCGTCGTCGCGGGCGGTACGTCCCACGGGGTCGGCCTGGAGGCACCCAAGGCGCTGCACGGGGTGATGCCGCGGGCCAAGGGCGTCGCGCGCGCCGGTCTGGCCACGGTCAACCGGAACCTGTCGCCGTTCGTCTGGGCGGGCAAGCAGCGGTGGTTCGCCGAGCCGCCGCACATGCAGGTGTCGATCCTGTTCGTGCCCTCGGACGCGCAGGAGCCGCGGGTCGGTGACGAGCTGGTCGCCCATCTGCGCCACACGACCACGCAGCCCGACCGGCTCGTCGACCACTGA
- a CDS encoding lipid II:glycine glycyltransferase FemX, whose protein sequence is MSLTLRTISREQHLAYIQSLSSASHCQVPAWADVKTEWRSESLGWFDKSGEIVGAGLVLYRQLPKIKRYLAYLPEGPVINWYAPNLSDWLEPMLAHLKQQGAFSVKMGPPVVIRRWDSAAIKSGIQDPDVKRLRDVEATHIEPRAFEVADRLRKMGWQQGEDGGAGFGDVQPRYVFQVPLANRSLEDVLKGFNQLWRRNIKKADKAGVEVVQGGYEDLAEWQRLYEITAVRDHFRPRPLSYFQRMWTVLNSEDPNRMRLYFARHNGVNLSAATMLVVGGHVWYSYGASDNIGREVRPSNAMQWRMLRDSYAMGATVYDLRGISDSLDENDHLFGLIQFKVGTGGEAVEYVGEWDFPLNKVLHKALDIYMSRR, encoded by the coding sequence ATGAGCCTGACCCTGAGGACCATCAGCCGAGAGCAGCATCTGGCGTACATCCAGAGCCTGTCCTCGGCCAGTCACTGCCAGGTCCCGGCGTGGGCTGACGTGAAGACCGAATGGCGCTCGGAGAGCCTGGGCTGGTTCGACAAGAGCGGCGAGATCGTCGGCGCCGGCCTCGTCCTGTACCGCCAGCTGCCGAAGATCAAGCGCTACCTGGCGTACCTCCCCGAGGGCCCGGTCATCAACTGGTACGCGCCCAACCTGAGCGACTGGCTCGAGCCGATGCTCGCCCACCTCAAGCAGCAGGGCGCCTTCTCCGTGAAGATGGGCCCGCCGGTGGTCATCCGGCGCTGGGACTCGGCGGCCATCAAGTCCGGCATCCAGGACCCGGACGTCAAGCGCCTGCGCGACGTCGAGGCCACCCACATCGAGCCGCGCGCCTTCGAGGTCGCGGACCGGCTGCGGAAGATGGGCTGGCAGCAGGGCGAGGACGGCGGCGCCGGATTCGGCGACGTACAGCCGCGTTACGTCTTCCAGGTACCGCTGGCCAACCGCTCCCTGGAGGACGTCCTCAAGGGCTTCAACCAGCTGTGGCGCCGCAACATCAAGAAGGCCGACAAGGCCGGTGTCGAGGTCGTCCAGGGCGGCTACGAGGACCTGGCCGAGTGGCAGCGGCTGTACGAGATCACGGCCGTGCGCGACCACTTCCGCCCGCGCCCCCTCTCCTACTTCCAGCGCATGTGGACGGTCCTCAACTCCGAGGATCCCAACCGGATGCGGCTCTACTTCGCCCGGCACAACGGCGTGAACCTCTCCGCCGCCACGATGCTCGTCGTCGGCGGGCACGTCTGGTACTCCTACGGCGCCTCCGACAACATCGGGCGCGAGGTCCGGCCCTCCAACGCCATGCAGTGGCGGATGCTCCGCGACAGCTACGCGATGGGCGCCACCGTCTACGACCTGCGCGGCATCAGCGACTCGCTGGACGAGAACGACCACCTCTTCGGCCTGATCCAGTTCAAGGTCGGCACCGGCGGCGAGGCGGTCGAGTACGTCGGCGAGTGGGACTTCCCGCTGAACAAGGTGCTCCACAAGGCGCTCGACATCTACATGTCGCGCCGCTGA
- the rpsF gene encoding 30S ribosomal protein S6, with protein sequence MRHYEVMVILDPDLEERAVSPLIENFLSVVREGNGKVEKVDTWGRRRLAYEIKKKPEGIYSVIDLQAEPAVVKELDRQMNLNESVLRTKVLRPEIH encoded by the coding sequence ATGCGTCACTACGAGGTGATGGTCATCCTCGACCCCGATCTCGAGGAGCGAGCAGTCTCCCCGCTGATCGAGAACTTCCTCTCCGTCGTCCGTGAGGGCAACGGAAAGGTGGAGAAGGTCGACACCTGGGGCCGTCGTCGGCTCGCTTACGAGATCAAGAAGAAGCCCGAGGGCATCTACTCGGTCATCGACCTGCAGGCCGAGCCTGCGGTCGTCAAGGAGCTCGACCGCCAGATGAACCTGAACGAGTCGGTCCTCCGGACCAAGGTCCTCCGTCCCGAGATCCACTGA
- a CDS encoding single-stranded DNA-binding protein: MAGETVITVVGNLVDDPELRFTPSGAAVAKFRVASTPRIFDRQTNEWKDGEGLFLTCSVWRQAAENVAESLQRGMRVVVQGRLKQRSYEDREGVKRTVYELDVEEVGPSLKNATAKVTKTTGRGGQGGQGGYGGGGGQQGGGNWGGGSGGGGQQGGGGAPADDPWATGAPSGGPQGGGQQGGGGGWGGSPGGSGGSGGSGGGYSDEPPF; the protein is encoded by the coding sequence ATGGCAGGCGAGACCGTCATCACGGTCGTCGGCAATCTCGTCGACGACCCCGAGCTGCGCTTCACCCCGTCCGGTGCGGCGGTCGCGAAGTTCCGTGTCGCGTCCACTCCCCGCATCTTCGACCGGCAGACCAATGAGTGGAAGGACGGCGAAGGCCTGTTCCTCACCTGCTCGGTCTGGCGTCAGGCGGCGGAGAACGTCGCGGAGTCGCTCCAGCGAGGCATGCGCGTCGTCGTGCAGGGCCGGCTGAAGCAGCGGTCCTACGAGGACCGTGAGGGCGTCAAGCGCACGGTCTACGAGCTGGACGTCGAGGAAGTCGGCCCCAGCCTCAAGAACGCCACGGCCAAGGTCACCAAGACCACCGGTCGCGGCGGTCAGGGCGGCCAGGGCGGATACGGCGGCGGTGGCGGCCAGCAGGGTGGCGGCAACTGGGGCGGCGGCTCCGGTGGCGGTGGCCAGCAGGGCGGCGGCGGTGCTCCCGCCGACGACCCGTGGGCGACCGGCGCGCCGTCAGGCGGCCCGCAGGGCGGGGGCCAGCAGGGCGGCGGAGGCGGCTGGGGCGGAAGCCCCGGTGGCTCCGGCGGCTCCGGTGGTTCCGGCGGCGGCTACTCGGACGAGCCCCCCTTCTAG
- the rpsR gene encoding 30S ribosomal protein S18 codes for MAKPPVRKPKKKVCAFCKDKTQYVDYKDTNMLRKFISDRGKIRARRVTGNCTQHQRDVATAVKNSREMALLPYTSTAR; via the coding sequence ATGGCGAAGCCGCCTGTGCGCAAGCCTAAGAAGAAGGTCTGCGCGTTCTGCAAGGACAAGACCCAGTACGTGGACTACAAGGACACGAACATGCTGCGGAAGTTCATTTCCGACCGCGGCAAGATCCGTGCCCGCCGCGTCACCGGCAACTGCACGCAGCACCAGCGTGACGTCGCCACGGCTGTCAAGAACAGCCGTGAGATGGCGCTGCTGCCCTACACGTCCACCGCGCGATAA
- the rplI gene encoding 50S ribosomal protein L9, producing the protein MKIILTHEVSGLGTAGDVVDVKDGYARNYLVPRGFAIRWTKGGEKDVAQIRRARKIHEIATIEQANEIKAKLEGVKVRLAVRSGDAGRLFGSVTPADVASAIKAAGGPDVDKRRVELGSPIKTLGGHQVSVRLHPEVAAKLAVEVVAA; encoded by the coding sequence ATGAAGATCATCCTCACCCACGAGGTCTCCGGCCTCGGCACCGCCGGCGACGTCGTCGACGTCAAGGACGGGTACGCCCGCAACTACCTGGTTCCGCGTGGCTTCGCCATCCGCTGGACCAAGGGCGGCGAGAAGGACGTGGCGCAGATCCGCCGCGCCCGCAAGATCCACGAGATTGCGACGATCGAGCAGGCCAACGAGATCAAGGCCAAGCTCGAGGGCGTGAAGGTCCGTCTGGCTGTTCGCTCCGGCGACGCCGGCCGTCTCTTCGGCTCGGTCACCCCGGCTGACGTCGCTTCGGCGATCAAGGCCGCCGGTGGTCCGGACGTCGACAAGCGTCGCGTCGAGCTCGGTTCGCCGATCAAGACGCTGGGCGGACACCAGGTGTCCGTCCGTCTGCACCCCGAGGTCGCTGCGAAGCTGGCCGTCGAGGTCGTTGCTGCCTAA
- a CDS encoding MATE family efflux transporter: protein MTPAPTTPRTGRRRHDREIIALAVPAFGALVAEPLFVMVDSAIVGHLGTPQLAGLGIAAALLMTAVSIFVFLAYATTAAVARRVGAGDLPAAIRQGMDGIWLALLLGGVVVALAIPSAPWLVDVFGASDTAAPYAITYLRISSFGIPAMLVVLAATGVLRGLQDTRTPLYVAIGGFTANGILNVVLVYGAGLGIAGSAWGTVIAQVGMAVAYLIVVVRGARRHGASLRPDAAGIRASARAGVPLLVRTLSLRAVLMIATAVAARLGDVDIAAHQIILSLWSLTAFALDAIAIAGQAIIGRYLGADDEEGAREACRRMVEWGIGCGIALGVLIMLARPLFIPLFTSDPAVKDTLLPALLVVAVSQPIAGVVFVLDGVLMGAGDGRYLAWAMLATLAVFAPVALLVPSLGGGLTALWWAMTLMMGVRLITLWVRTRSGRWIVTGATR from the coding sequence ATGACCCCGGCCCCCACCACCCCCCGAACAGGCCGCCGACGGCACGACCGCGAGATCATCGCCCTCGCCGTACCCGCGTTCGGCGCGCTGGTCGCCGAGCCCCTGTTCGTGATGGTCGACAGCGCCATCGTCGGCCACCTCGGCACCCCGCAACTGGCCGGTCTCGGGATCGCCGCGGCCCTGCTGATGACCGCCGTGAGCATCTTCGTCTTCCTCGCCTACGCCACCACGGCAGCCGTCGCCCGACGCGTCGGAGCCGGCGATCTGCCCGCCGCGATCCGCCAGGGCATGGACGGGATCTGGCTCGCCCTGCTCCTCGGTGGCGTCGTCGTGGCGCTCGCCATCCCCTCGGCCCCCTGGCTCGTCGACGTCTTCGGCGCCTCCGATACCGCCGCCCCGTACGCCATCACCTATCTACGGATCTCCAGCTTCGGCATCCCGGCGATGCTCGTCGTCCTCGCCGCCACCGGCGTACTGCGCGGGCTCCAGGACACCCGTACCCCGCTGTACGTCGCCATCGGCGGTTTCACGGCCAACGGCATCCTCAACGTGGTCCTCGTCTACGGGGCCGGGCTCGGCATCGCCGGTTCCGCCTGGGGCACGGTGATCGCCCAGGTGGGCATGGCCGTCGCCTATCTGATCGTGGTCGTGCGCGGAGCCCGTAGACACGGCGCCTCCCTGCGCCCCGACGCCGCCGGCATCAGGGCCAGCGCCCGCGCGGGCGTGCCGCTCCTGGTCCGGACACTCTCGCTCCGGGCCGTCCTCATGATCGCTACCGCCGTGGCCGCCCGGCTCGGGGACGTCGACATCGCCGCGCACCAGATCATCCTCTCCCTCTGGAGCCTGACCGCGTTCGCCCTCGACGCCATCGCGATCGCGGGGCAGGCGATCATCGGCCGCTACCTGGGGGCGGATGACGAGGAGGGGGCGCGCGAGGCGTGCCGTCGCATGGTCGAGTGGGGCATCGGCTGCGGCATCGCGCTCGGGGTGCTGATCATGCTGGCCCGGCCCCTCTTCATCCCGCTCTTCACCAGCGATCCGGCGGTGAAGGACACCCTGCTCCCCGCCCTTCTGGTCGTGGCCGTCTCGCAGCCGATCGCCGGAGTGGTCTTCGTCCTGGATGGCGTACTGATGGGCGCGGGAGACGGACGCTATCTCGCGTGGGCCATGCTCGCGACGCTGGCCGTCTTCGCTCCCGTCGCGCTCCTGGTGCCTTCCCTGGGCGGTGGCCTCACCGCACTCTGGTGGGCGATGACGCTGATGATGGGCGTCCGGCTGATCACCCTCTGGGTGCGCACCCGCTCCGGCCGGTGGATCGTCACCGGAGCGACCCGCTGA
- the dnaB gene encoding replicative DNA helicase, which yields MSIPEPLDDPWTEAGPGDRLPASRQRRGERKGGREDRHDRGSDEGWGGSPSFERVPPQDLDAEQSVLGGMLLSKDAIAEVVEVIKGHDFYRPAHETVFTAILDLYAKGEPADPITVAAELVKRGEITKVGGAPYLHTLVQSVPTAANASFYAEIVHERAVLRRLVEAGTKITQMGYAADGDVDEIVNSAQAEIYAVTEQRTSEDYLPLGDIMEGALDEIEAIGSRSGEMTGVPTGFTDLDALTNGMHPGQMIVIAARPAMGKSTLALDFARAASIKNNLPSVIFSLEMGRNEIAMRLLSAEARVALHHMRSGTMTDEDWTRLARRMPEVSAAPLYIDDSPNLSMMEIRAKCRRLKQRNDIKLVIIDYLQLMQAGGSKRSESRQQEVSDMSRNLKLLAKELEVPVIALSQLNRGPEQRTDKKPMVSDLRESGSIEQDADMVILLHREDAYEKESPRAGEADIIVGKHRNGPTATITVAFQGHYSRFVDMAQT from the coding sequence GTGAGCATTCCCGAGCCTTTGGACGACCCCTGGACCGAGGCTGGTCCCGGCGACCGTCTGCCCGCCTCCCGCCAGCGTCGCGGGGAGCGCAAGGGGGGCCGCGAGGACCGGCACGACCGGGGCTCGGACGAGGGCTGGGGCGGCTCCCCCTCCTTCGAACGGGTGCCGCCCCAGGACCTGGACGCGGAGCAGTCGGTCCTGGGCGGCATGCTGCTGTCCAAGGACGCCATCGCCGAGGTCGTCGAGGTCATCAAGGGGCACGACTTCTACCGCCCGGCGCACGAGACCGTCTTCACGGCGATCCTCGACCTCTACGCCAAGGGCGAGCCGGCCGACCCGATCACGGTCGCCGCCGAGCTGGTCAAGCGCGGGGAGATCACCAAGGTCGGCGGGGCGCCGTACCTGCACACCCTGGTGCAGTCCGTCCCGACCGCGGCCAACGCCTCCTTCTACGCGGAGATCGTCCACGAGCGGGCGGTCCTCCGGCGGCTCGTGGAGGCCGGCACGAAGATCACGCAGATGGGATACGCGGCGGACGGGGACGTCGACGAGATCGTCAACTCCGCGCAGGCCGAGATCTACGCGGTCACCGAGCAGCGCACCAGCGAGGACTACCTCCCTCTCGGCGACATCATGGAGGGCGCACTCGACGAGATCGAGGCCATCGGCTCGCGCAGCGGTGAGATGACGGGTGTCCCGACGGGGTTCACGGACCTCGACGCCCTGACGAACGGCATGCACCCCGGCCAGATGATCGTCATCGCGGCCCGCCCGGCCATGGGCAAGTCCACGCTGGCGCTGGACTTCGCACGCGCCGCGTCGATCAAGAACAACCTGCCCAGCGTCATCTTCTCCCTCGAGATGGGGCGCAACGAGATCGCGATGCGCCTGCTGTCGGCCGAGGCGCGGGTGGCCCTGCACCACATGCGGTCCGGCACGATGACGGACGAGGACTGGACACGGCTCGCCCGCCGGATGCCCGAGGTCTCGGCCGCCCCGCTCTACATCGACGACTCCCCCAACCTGTCGATGATGGAGATCCGCGCGAAGTGCCGCCGGCTCAAGCAGCGCAACGACATCAAGCTCGTGATCATCGACTATCTGCAGCTGATGCAGGCCGGTGGGTCGAAGCGGTCCGAGAGCCGCCAGCAGGAGGTCTCGGACATGTCCCGAAACCTGAAGCTCCTGGCCAAGGAGCTGGAGGTCCCGGTGATCGCGCTCTCGCAGCTGAACCGTGGCCCCGAGCAGCGCACGGACAAGAAGCCGATGGTCTCCGACCTGCGTGAGTCCGGCTCCATCGAGCAGGACGCGGACATGGTCATCCTGCTCCACCGCGAGGACGCGTACGAGAAGGAGTCCCCGCGCGCGGGCGAGGCCGACATCATCGTCGGCAAGCACCGAAACGGCCCGACGGCCACCATCACCGTGGCCTTCCAGGGCCACTACTCGCGTTTCGTGGACATGGCGCAGACCTGA
- a CDS encoding serine hydrolase domain-containing protein: MTSPSEELLPGTRRALLHRLATAQREGRAPSLVGAVQRKGRILWSGGRTGLEGRAPDADRQYRIGSITKTFTAVLVLRLRDEGLIDLDDQLEKHLPGTGAGGATVFQLLGHSAGLGAEAPAPWWERTPGTLRPELADVLGEQPQMHPAGHRFHYSNPGYSLLGSLVEAVRGVSWEEALRREVLEPLGMHRTTGGPVAPYAEGWAVHPWADVVLSEPAEDLGLMAPAGQLWSTAADLMRFAAFLAEGDDRVLSAASVREMRTPAVPAAEAGGNGYGLGLQIVKADSRVLFGHAGSLPGFVAGLWFSEEDDVAAVALANATSGLPVATVAAELLSIVADAEPRIPEPWCPLPEADEELLALTGIWHWGTHTFTLRLTGGRSLDLRPLGGAGRGAAFVPRPDGTWTGLDDYYAGETLSVVRREDGSVDHLDLGSFVFTREPYEAGADVPGGLDPAGWRGLGG, from the coding sequence ATGACTTCTCCCAGTGAAGAACTGCTCCCCGGCACCCGCCGTGCCCTCCTCCACCGTCTCGCCACCGCACAGCGGGAGGGGCGTGCGCCCTCGCTCGTGGGCGCGGTGCAGCGGAAGGGCCGGATCCTGTGGAGCGGGGGGCGTACGGGCCTGGAGGGGCGGGCCCCGGATGCCGACAGGCAGTACCGGATCGGGTCGATCACCAAGACGTTCACGGCTGTTCTGGTCCTGCGGCTGCGCGACGAGGGGCTGATCGACCTGGACGACCAGTTGGAGAAGCACCTTCCCGGCACCGGTGCGGGCGGGGCGACCGTGTTCCAGCTGCTCGGCCACAGCGCGGGACTTGGTGCCGAGGCGCCCGCCCCCTGGTGGGAGAGGACCCCGGGGACGCTACGTCCCGAGCTGGCCGATGTGCTCGGTGAGCAGCCGCAGATGCACCCGGCGGGCCACCGCTTCCACTACTCCAACCCGGGGTACTCCCTGCTCGGTTCGCTGGTCGAAGCCGTGCGGGGGGTCTCCTGGGAGGAGGCGCTGCGCCGCGAGGTCCTGGAGCCGCTGGGGATGCACCGTACGACGGGCGGTCCGGTCGCTCCGTACGCGGAGGGCTGGGCCGTCCATCCGTGGGCCGACGTGGTGCTGAGCGAGCCCGCCGAGGACCTCGGACTGATGGCGCCCGCCGGTCAGCTCTGGTCGACCGCTGCCGACCTGATGCGGTTCGCCGCCTTCCTGGCCGAGGGCGACGACCGGGTTCTGTCGGCTGCCTCCGTACGGGAGATGAGGACGCCCGCCGTACCCGCCGCCGAGGCCGGGGGCAACGGATACGGCCTCGGCCTCCAGATCGTGAAGGCCGACAGCCGTGTCCTCTTCGGGCACGCGGGTTCGCTGCCCGGGTTCGTCGCCGGCCTCTGGTTCAGTGAGGAGGACGACGTCGCCGCGGTCGCCCTCGCCAATGCCACCTCCGGGCTGCCGGTCGCCACGGTGGCGGCCGAACTCCTGAGCATCGTCGCGGACGCGGAGCCGCGGATCCCGGAGCCCTGGTGCCCGCTTCCCGAGGCCGACGAGGAGCTGCTGGCCCTGACCGGGATCTGGCACTGGGGGACCCACACGTTCACGCTGAGGCTGACCGGCGGCCGGAGCCTTGATCTCAGGCCACTGGGCGGCGCCGGGCGCGGAGCCGCCTTCGTTCCCCGGCCGGACGGCACCTGGACGGGGCTGGACGACTACTACGCGGGGGAGACGCTGAGTGTCGTACGGAGGGAGGACGGTTCGGTCGACCACCTCGACCTCGGCTCGTTCGTCTTCACCCGTGAGCCCTATGAGGCGGGAGCGGACGTTCCCGGGGGGCTGGACCCGGCGGGCTGGCGGGGGCTCGGCGGCTGA
- a CDS encoding GNAT family N-acetyltransferase: MSDLEIRPVAETDLDAVVAMLADDPLGAQRESPDDLAPYRAALRRLADDPNQHVVVAVREGRVVGTLQLTVVPGLSRRGAIRSIIEAVRIHADERGSGLGTQLIQWAVDESRRQDCQLVQLTSDATRKDAHRFYERLGFTASHVGFKLAL, encoded by the coding sequence ATGAGTGATCTTGAGATACGCCCCGTTGCCGAGACCGACCTCGACGCCGTGGTGGCCATGCTGGCCGACGACCCACTCGGCGCGCAGCGCGAGTCGCCGGACGACCTCGCCCCGTACCGCGCGGCGCTCCGGCGGCTGGCCGACGACCCGAACCAGCATGTCGTCGTCGCCGTCCGCGAGGGCCGTGTGGTCGGGACCCTCCAGCTGACCGTGGTGCCCGGGCTGTCCCGGCGCGGTGCCATCCGGTCGATCATCGAGGCCGTCCGCATCCACGCCGACGAGCGGGGCAGCGGCCTCGGCACACAGCTGATCCAGTGGGCGGTCGACGAATCCCGCCGTCAGGACTGCCAGTTGGTGCAGCTGACCTCGGACGCCACCCGTAAGGACGCGCACCGCTTCTACGAGCGGCTCGGGTTCACGGCCAGCCACGTGGGCTTCAAGCTCGCGCTCTGA
- a CDS encoding MarR family winged helix-turn-helix transcriptional regulator, translating into MTATDPALTALAQSWCALSLLHGKIEARIERALQSGHGLSAREYSLLDVLSRQHSGPGGHLQMKQVADAVVLSQSATTRLVTRLEDRGLLTRYLCDTDRRGIYTDVTETGLALLAEARPTNDSALRAALDEASENPELAPLVRAVEELKVPV; encoded by the coding sequence ATGACCGCGACCGACCCCGCTCTGACCGCCCTCGCCCAGAGCTGGTGCGCCCTCTCCCTGCTCCACGGGAAGATCGAGGCCCGCATCGAGCGCGCCCTCCAGTCGGGCCACGGGCTCAGCGCGCGCGAATACTCGCTCCTCGATGTGCTGAGCCGACAGCACAGCGGCCCCGGCGGCCATCTCCAGATGAAGCAGGTCGCCGACGCCGTGGTCCTCAGCCAGAGCGCCACCACCCGGCTGGTCACCAGGCTGGAGGACCGGGGGCTGCTGACCCGGTACCTGTGCGACACCGACCGCCGGGGCATCTACACCGATGTCACCGAGACGGGCCTCGCCCTGCTCGCGGAGGCCCGGCCGACCAACGACAGCGCCCTGAGGGCGGCGTTGGACGAGGCCTCGGAGAACCCCGAGCTCGCGCCCTTGGTCCGGGCCGTGGAAGAGCTGAAGGTCCCGGTCTGA
- a CDS encoding MFS transporter produces the protein MPLALLALAIGAFGIGTTEFVIMGLLPEVAADFQVSIPTAGFLVTGYALGVVLGAPLMTLLGTRVTRKRMLMLLMGLFIVGNLVSALAPVFGVMLAGRVVASLAHGAFFGIGSVVAADLVAPQKKAGAIAMMFTGLTVANVVGVPLGTYIGQSAGWRTTFVIVALLGVIGLLGVARLVPEQPRPEGVRIRHELAAFRNVQVLLAMAMTVLGFGGVFAAITYITPMMTEVAGYSASSVTWLLVLFGLGMVGGNLVGGRFADRHLMPMLYVSLGALALVLALFTVTAHNKATAAITIVLIGALGFATVPPLQKRVLDQAAGAPTLASAVNIGAFNLGNALAAWLGGLVIAAGLGYTAPNWAGAALAASALVLAVVSSLLERRGATAGGRIVAGSTPAPVTAPARH, from the coding sequence ATGCCGCTCGCGCTCCTGGCCCTGGCCATCGGGGCATTCGGGATCGGGACGACCGAGTTCGTGATCATGGGGTTGCTCCCCGAGGTGGCCGCGGACTTCCAGGTCTCGATCCCGACCGCAGGCTTCCTGGTGACGGGCTACGCGCTCGGAGTCGTCCTCGGTGCCCCGCTGATGACCCTCCTGGGCACCCGGGTCACCCGTAAGCGGATGCTGATGCTCCTGATGGGGCTGTTCATCGTGGGCAACCTGGTGTCCGCCCTCGCCCCCGTCTTCGGCGTCATGCTCGCCGGCCGGGTGGTGGCCTCCCTCGCGCACGGCGCCTTCTTCGGCATCGGCTCGGTGGTCGCCGCCGATCTGGTCGCCCCGCAGAAGAAGGCCGGTGCCATCGCCATGATGTTCACCGGGCTCACCGTCGCCAACGTCGTCGGCGTCCCGCTCGGCACCTACATCGGGCAGTCCGCCGGCTGGCGCACCACGTTCGTCATCGTGGCGCTGCTGGGCGTGATCGGACTCCTCGGCGTCGCCAGGCTCGTCCCCGAGCAGCCCAGGCCCGAAGGCGTCCGGATCCGCCACGAACTGGCCGCGTTCCGCAACGTCCAGGTCCTCCTCGCGATGGCCATGACCGTCCTGGGCTTCGGCGGAGTCTTCGCCGCGATCACCTACATCACCCCGATGATGACCGAGGTCGCCGGCTACTCGGCCTCCTCCGTCACCTGGCTGCTGGTCCTCTTCGGCCTCGGCATGGTGGGCGGCAACCTGGTCGGCGGACGGTTCGCCGACCGTCATCTGATGCCGATGCTGTACGTCTCGCTCGGCGCGCTCGCCCTCGTCCTGGCCCTGTTCACCGTGACCGCCCACAACAAGGCGACCGCGGCCATCACCATCGTCCTCATCGGCGCCCTGGGCTTCGCGACCGTGCCCCCGTTGCAGAAGCGGGTCCTCGACCAGGCGGCGGGCGCCCCCACCCTGGCCTCCGCCGTCAACATCGGGGCCTTCAACCTCGGCAACGCCCTCGCCGCCTGGCTCGGCGGCCTCGTGATCGCCGCCGGTCTCGGCTACACCGCCCCCAACTGGGCCGGCGCGGCCCTCGCCGCCTCCGCCCTGGTCCTGGCCGTGGTCTCCAGCCTGCTGGAGCGCCGTGGCGCCACCGCCGGAGGCCGCATCGTCGCCGGGAGCACCCCAGCGCCGGTCACCGCCCCGGCCCGGCACTGA
- a CDS encoding GlcG/HbpS family heme-binding protein, whose product MSTTTAVAPLTIQDAEALVTAARSAAEGAGAAVAVSVVDAGGHLLAFRRDDRAVLIAGETSTCKAFTALQLDAPTADLVDAVRPGGLFHTLPTALDRPLLFIAGGLPLHRDGRLIGAIGVGGGAPEQDHGFASAAADALV is encoded by the coding sequence ATGAGCACCACCACCGCTGTCGCCCCGCTGACCATCCAGGACGCCGAGGCCCTCGTCACAGCGGCCCGCAGCGCCGCCGAGGGGGCCGGGGCCGCCGTCGCCGTGAGTGTCGTGGACGCGGGCGGCCACCTGCTGGCCTTCCGGCGTGACGACCGGGCGGTCCTCATCGCCGGAGAGACCAGCACCTGTAAGGCGTTCACCGCGCTGCAACTCGACGCCCCCACCGCGGACCTGGTCGACGCGGTGCGGCCCGGCGGGCTCTTCCATACCCTGCCGACCGCACTGGACCGCCCGCTCCTCTTCATCGCCGGCGGCCTCCCGCTGCACCGTGACGGCCGGCTGATCGGGGCCATCGGCGTCGGCGGCGGAGCGCCGGAGCAGGACCACGGGTTCGCGTCGGCCGCGGCCGACGCGCTCGTCTGA